A DNA window from Pyrus communis chromosome 3, drPyrComm1.1, whole genome shotgun sequence contains the following coding sequences:
- the LOC137729540 gene encoding L-type lectin-domain containing receptor kinase VII.1-like gives MNKTNPNHKPLLLLILLPWILSFQPAFAVDFVFNGFNSSDMLLLYSNATVESRTLTLTNNTNFSIGRALYKSKIPTKEPNSAYVYPFSTSFIFSIAPYKNTLPGHGLVFIFVPETGIKGTSSSQHLGLFNLTNDGKSDNHVFGVEFDVFKNEEFGDINDNHVGVDVNSLKSVEAHEAGFWPENSDGSDEKSFKKLKLNSGENYQVWIDYKDLLINVTMVRAGEKRPKTPLLSFGYNLSGVFRDEMFVGFTSSTGQLVESHKILAWSFSNSNFSLSESLITSGLPSFVLPKRSIFVSKGFIAGITVGGFFVIGLIALFALFLVKRHRRLAREREEMEDWELEYWPHRITYQEIEAATKGFDEENVIGVGGNGKVYKGVLAGGGEVAVKRISHENDGMREFLAEISSIGRLKHRNLVGLRGWCKREKGSFMLVYDYMENGSLDKRVFDCDESKMLNFEDRIRVLKDVASGLLYLHEGWESKVLHRDIKASNVLLDKEMNGRLGDFGLARMHGHGEVPGTTKVVGTVGYLAPEVIRMGRASEKTDVFGFGILILEVMCGRRPLEGGMPPLVEWVWKLMVQGNLLQAFDERLRARGEFDEEEVEKLLHLGLLCAFPDPNARLSMRQVVEVLEGKNNDQQDESETEDMDAYLLRKLQSKDMWSDFSQTFGYGSHSHPTFEDIKQTISTSMSLSWSNTSIVEGR, from the coding sequence ATGAACAAGACAAACCCAAATCACAAACCTCTCCTCCTCCTGATTCTACTTCCTTGGATCCTATCCTTCCAACCAGCTTTCGCCGTCGACTTTGTCTTCAATGGCTTCAACTCCTCCGACATGTTGCTCCTCTACAGCAACGCCACCGTCGAATCTCGAACCCTAACGCTAACAAACAACACCAACTTCTCCATAGGCCGGGCGCTCTACAAGTCCAAGATCCCCACCAAAGAACCAAACTCAGCGTACGTATACCCTTTCTCAacttctttcattttctccatTGCCCCTTACAAGAACACGCTTCCCGGTCACGGCTTGGTCTTCATTTTTGTGCCGGAAACCGGCATCAAGGGGACGAGCTCCAGCCAGCATCTAGGACTCTTCAATCTCACCAACGACGGTAAGTCCGACAACCATGTTTTCGGTGTCGAATTTGATGTGTTTAAGAATGAGGAATTTGGAGATATTAATGACAACCATGTCGGCGTTGATGTGAATTCACTTAAATCTGTCGAGGCACACGAGGCAGGtttttggccggaaaatagTGATGGAAGTGATGAAAAAAGTTTCAAGAAATTGAAGCTTAATAGTGGGGAAAATTACCAGGTTTGGATTGATTACAAGGATCTGCTTATCAACGTTACAATGGTTCGGGCCGGCGAGAAAAGGCCGAAAACCCCGTTGTTGAGTTTTGGCTACAATTTGTCTGGTGTTTTTAGGGATGAAATGTTTGTAGGGTTCACAAGTTCAACGGGGCAGTTAGTTGAGAGCCACAAGATTTTGGCATGGAGTTTTAGCAATTCCAACTTTTCGTTGAGTGAGAGCCTGATCACTTCTGGTTTGCCTTCTTTTGTGCTTCCAAAGAGGTCGATTTTCGTGTCGAAAGGTTTCATTGCAGGGATCACGGTGGGTGGATTTTTTGTGATTGGTCTGATTGCTCTGTTTGCTCTGTTTTTGGTCAAGAGGCATAGGAGACTGgcaagggagagagaggaaatGGAAGATTGGGAATTGGAGTACTGGCCACATAGAATTACCTATCAGGAAATTGAGGCCGCGACGAAGGGTTTCGATGAAGAGAATGTGATTGGAGTTGGAGGCAATGGGAAGGTTTACAAGGGTGTATTAGCAGGAGGGGGGGAGGTCGCGGTGAAGCGCATTTCGCACGAAAATGATGGGATGAGGGAGTTCTTGGCTGAGATTTCAAGCATTGGGAGGTTGAAGCACAGAAATTTGGTAGGGTTGAGAGGTTGGTGCAAGAGAGAGAAGGGTAGCTTCATGTTGGTGTATGATTACATGGAAAATGGGAGTTTGGACAAAAGGGTTTTTGATTGTGATGAGAGTAAGATGTTGAATTTTGAAGacagaattagggttttgaaagaTGTGGCTTCGGGGCTGTTGTACTTACATGAGGGTTGGGAGTCCAAAGTCCTACATAGGGACATTAAGGCAAGTAATGTGTTACTTGATAAGGAAATGAATGGAAGGCTTGGGGACTTTGGGTTGGCAAGGATGCATGGACACGGTGAAGTGCCTGGCACAACCAAGGTTGTCGGGACCGTGGGTTACTTGGCCCCGGAAGTGATTCGGATGGGGCGAGCATCAGAGAAAACTGATGTGTTTGGATTCGGGATCTTGATTTTGGAAGTGATGTGTGGGAGGAGGCCTCTAGAGGGTGGGATGCCACCTTTGGTGGAATGGGTGTGGAAACTTATGGTGCAGGGAAACTTGTTACAAGCCTTTGATGAGAGGCTAAGAGCTAGGGGAGAGTTTGATGAGGAGGAAGTGGAAAAGCTTTTGCATTTGGGATTGTTGTGTGCATTTCCTGACCCAAATGCTAGACTGTCGATGAGACAAGTGGTTGAAGTGTTGGAGGGGAAGAACAACGATCAGCAGGATGAGTCAGAAACTGAGGACATGGATGCATATTTGCTCCGAAAGTTGCAATCCAAGGATATGTGGTCGGATTTTTCACAAACTTTTGGGTATGGATCACATTCACACCCAACTTTTGAAGATATAAAGCAAACCATATCCACTTCAAtgtctctttcttggtccaataCTAGCATAGTGGAAGGTAGATGA
- the LOC137728681 gene encoding probable hexosyltransferase MUCI70 has translation MTGGSLGIRSGSYGSLDKQLHNNINSINGVLPIQSARKPSKMLKEKERLFHWICKFAGRKKVGMLLLCLISAAVFVWVLYVGKGEDGQDVVNVGNISVNNSIALSFSESSRKHGPQSNNMTFLLALPPPPPAVFLGYTLPPGHPCNTFTLPPPPADKKRTGPRPCPVCYLPVEEAIALMPKVPSYSPVLKNLTYIYEENLSRKTEFGGSEFGGYPTLKQRSDSYDIRESMTVHCGFVRGSKPGRNTGYDLDEIDLNDMEQCNGVVVASAIFGNFDEINQPRKISDYSKETVCFYMFIDDVTEAYLRTSGKMGSDRKVGIWRTVVVHNPPYTDGRRTGKIPKLLVHRMFPNARFSLWIDGKLELVVDPYRILERFLWRKNATFAISRHYKRFDVFTEAEANKAAGKYDNASIDFQVEFYKKEGLTPYSEEKLPITSDVPEGCVIIREHVPISNLAACLWFHEVDRFTSRDQISFSTVRDHIREKTNWTINMFYDCERRNFVVQKYHRDVLEHMAPPLPKAVPPPPLLPPPPSPPALSNEPPVKPSTETSPESIVKAPGKRPPRRGRDRRSGSRRHRKIVAGARDIDSS, from the exons ATGACTGGAGGGTCATTGGGGATTCGATCAGGGAGTTATGGTTCTTTGGATAAACAGCTACACAACAACATCAACAGCATCAACGGAGTCTTGCCAATCCAATCTGCGCGTAAGCCTTCGAAAATGCTCAAGGAGAAGGAGAGGTTGTTCCACTGGATCTGCAAGTTTGCCGGCCGGAAGAAGGTTGGAATGCTGCTGCTCTGCCTCATCTCCGCCGCGGTTTTTGTCTGGGTTTTGTACGTTGGAAAAG GTGAAGACGGACAAGATGTTGTCAATGTCGGAAACATTAGTGTTAACAACAGCATCGCTTTAAGTTTTTCTGAATCCTCGCGAAAACATGGACCTCAAAGTAACAACATGACTTTTTTGCTGGCGttgcctcctcctcctcctgctgTTTTTCTGGGTTACACTCTTCCTCCTGGACATCCATGTAATACATTCACTTTGCCTCCCCCACCAGCAGATAAAAAAAGAACTGGACCACGAC CTTGTCCAGTATGTTACCTTCCTGTGGAAGAAGCCATAGCCTTGATGCCCAAGGTCCCTTCATATTCTCCAGTTCTGAAGAATTTAACATACATTTATGAAGAAAATTTATCTAGAAAAACAGAATTTGGAGGCTCAGAGTTTGGTGGATATCCTACATTGAAGCAAAGGAGTGATTCGTATGATATAAGAGAGTCTATGACTGTGCACTGTGG ATTTGTTAGAGGAAGTAAACCTGGCCGCAACACTGGATATGATCTGGATGAGATTGACCTAAATGATATGGAGCAGTGTAATGGAGTGGTTGTTGCATCAGCTATATTTG GAAATTTTGATGAGATAAACCAGCCAAGGAAGATTAGTGATTATTCCAAGGAGACCGTTTGCTTCTACATGTTTATAGATGATGTGACAGAAGCTTACTTGAGAACATCTGGGAAAATGGGCAGCGATAGGAAAGTTGGTATATGGAGAACTGTGGTTGTGCATAACCCTCCTTACACGGATGGAAGGCGCACTGGGAAG ATTCCTAAGCTTTTAGTGCATAGGATGTTTCCTAATGCCCGCTTTTCCTTATGGATCGATGGGAAACTTGAACTTGTCGTGGATCCATATCGAATTCTTGAAAG GTTCTTGTGGAGAAAGAATGCAACTTTTGCAATTTCAAGACATTATAAACGCTTTGATGTGTTTACTGAAGCTGAGGCAAATAAAGCTGCTGGAAAATACGACAATGCCTCCATTGATTTTCAGGTTGAATTTTACAAAAAGGAAGGTTTGACCCCATATTCTGAGGAAAAGCTTCCCATTACAAGTG ACGTTCCTGAAGGATGTGTTATAATAAGGGAGCATGTCCCTATCAGCAACCTTGCCGCTTGTCTTTGGTTCCATGAAGTTGATCGTTTTACTTCCAGGGATCAGATTAGTTTTTCCACAGTGAGAGACCACATTCGGGAAAAGACAAACTGGACTATCAATATGTTCTACGACTGTGAAAGGCGCAATTTTGTTGTTCAG AAATATCATAGAGATGTATTGGAACACATGGCTCCTCCTCTTCCTAAGGCTGTTCCTCCACCACCGCTATTACCACCACCACCGTCACCCCCAGCTTTAAGTAACGAACCACCAGTTAAACCATCAACCGAAACTTCACCCGAGAGCATTGTAAAAGCCCCAGGTAAGAGGCCTCCAAGGCGTGGGAGAGATAGAAGGTCGGGCTCCAGACGTCACCGCAAAATCGTTGCCGGTGCTAGAGACATTGATTCAAGTTAA
- the LOC137727431 gene encoding uncharacterized protein, which translates to MSSPAPSSAFFVICLLHSLIAISCGALMMFYMTEVYTFGHGTETAQKLMGSTPHDQLLIRTCDSFSGLLLFAIGFLLLMVSFVKDREFQSFFAKGCTVLHVSMALWRCYFERRVEDLAWDWLRQTVGDVLLAASWVFFLVFSWREKYD; encoded by the coding sequence ATGTCATCGCCGGCGCCGTCGTCGGCCTTCTTCGTCATTTGCCTCCTCCACTCCCTAATCGCCATATCCTGCGGAGCCCTCATGATGTTCTACATGACGGAGGTCTACACCTTCGGGCACGGGACCGAGACCGCCCAGAAGCTGATGGGGTCCACCCCCCACGACCAGCTCTTGATTCGGACCTGCGACTCCTTCTCCGGCCTCCTCCTCTTCGCGATCGGCTTCCTGCTGCTCATGGTCTCCTTCGTGAAAGATCGCGAGTTCCAGAGCTTCTTCGCCAAGGGGTGCACGGTGCTCCACGTTTCCATGGCGCTGTGGCGGTGCTACTTCGAGCGGCGGGTGGAGGACCTTGCCTGGGACTGGCTGAGGCAGACGGTCGGCGACGTCTTGCTGGCTGCGTCTTGGGTTTTCTTCCTTGTTTTCTCCTGGAGAGAAAAGTACGACTAA